A window from Deltaproteobacteria bacterium encodes these proteins:
- the rimK gene encoding 30S ribosomal protein S6--L-glutamate ligase has protein sequence MKIAVLSRKPSLYSTTRLVEAARDRGHSVEVIDYLRCFMNITSHKPQIFFKGRSLADFDAVIPRIGASHTFYGTAVVRQFEMMGTYTLNRSLAISRSRDKLRSLQIMAKQGIGLPVTGCAHSTRDVDGLINSVGGAPLVVKLLEGTQGIGVVLAENRNAAESVIEAFRGLKANIIVQEFIKEARGNDIRCFVIGDKVFAAMMRKAPEGEFRSNLHRGGVATRVKITPAERATAVKAAKAMGLQVAGVDILRSAHGPVVMEVNSSPGLEGIEKSTQKDVAGAIIDFIEKHRGLKQKKMDRNLG, from the coding sequence ATGAAGATCGCTGTACTTTCACGCAAACCCTCTCTCTACTCGACCACCCGCCTTGTTGAGGCGGCCCGTGACCGTGGCCATTCGGTGGAAGTGATCGACTATCTGCGCTGCTTTATGAATATCACCTCGCATAAGCCGCAAATATTCTTCAAAGGGCGATCATTAGCTGATTTCGATGCCGTGATTCCGAGAATCGGCGCCTCGCACACCTTTTACGGCACCGCTGTTGTGCGTCAATTTGAAATGATGGGTACCTACACGCTTAATCGATCCCTTGCCATATCACGCTCGCGCGACAAACTGCGCAGCCTTCAGATTATGGCCAAGCAGGGTATCGGTCTGCCGGTCACGGGCTGCGCCCACTCCACGCGCGACGTAGATGGTCTGATTAACTCGGTCGGCGGCGCTCCTTTAGTAGTGAAGCTACTGGAAGGCACGCAGGGCATCGGTGTGGTACTTGCAGAAAACCGGAACGCGGCAGAAAGTGTCATAGAGGCTTTCCGTGGCCTAAAAGCAAATATCATCGTGCAGGAGTTTATCAAAGAGGCGCGGGGCAACGACATTCGCTGCTTTGTGATTGGTGACAAAGTGTTTGCCGCCATGATGCGTAAAGCTCCCGAGGGCGAGTTTAGATCAAACCTCCATCGCGGTGGCGTCGCCACGCGCGTCAAAATCACACCAGCCGAGCGTGCTACTGCAGTTAAGGCAGCGAAGGCCATGGGCTTGCAGGTTGCTGGTGTCGACATTCTCCGCTCGGCTCATGGCCCCGTCGTGATGGAAGTCAACTCGTCCCCGGGCCTTGAGGGTATCGAGAAATCGACGCAAAAGGACGTAGCCGGAGCGATTATCGATTTCATCGAAAAACACCGTGGTCTTAAACAAAAGAAAATGGATCGCAATTTGGGTTGA
- a CDS encoding ATP-dependent zinc protease, whose product MKALKVVGWREYVGLPDLGLGLVKAKVDTGARTSALHAINIRYTVKAGKTWVKFDVHPLQRTTKQVVVCEAPLIEERFVRDSGGKTSLRPVIETTVVIKGRAICVELTLIARSSMGFRMLIGRQALRGHFMVDAGRSYLGGRKKLLRTKAKAT is encoded by the coding sequence ATTAAAGCCTTAAAGGTGGTCGGCTGGCGCGAGTACGTTGGCCTACCTGATCTAGGGTTGGGACTAGTCAAAGCCAAGGTGGACACTGGCGCCAGGACTTCGGCGCTTCATGCCATAAATATCAGATATACAGTTAAGGCAGGGAAAACATGGGTGAAATTTGATGTTCACCCGCTTCAAAGGACGACGAAACAGGTTGTCGTATGTGAGGCTCCCTTGATAGAGGAACGGTTCGTTCGGGATTCCGGTGGCAAGACTTCGCTCCGTCCAGTGATCGAGACCACAGTCGTGATCAAGGGGCGGGCTATATGCGTCGAACTGACTCTGATTGCACGCAGCTCGATGGGCTTTCGCATGTTAATCGGACGGCAAGCGCTGCGTGGCCATTTCATGGTGGATGCAGGAAGGTCGTACCTGGGCGGCAGAAAGAAGTTACTGAGAACTAAGGCAAAGGCAACATGA
- a CDS encoding serine/threonine-protein phosphatase, whose translation MPFSHRLEPKKSGNHEIDFFHVPYGILGGDWLAERELPDGRQVVVVADVTGKGIPAAMVVQCVQSLWAASLAEPQFDADKWLQSLNQALCTLGRTQGTHSVSMGVMVLAGSHCTYFSAGHVPMYFARDIHDHRSIVPINARGSVLGLDPLVTFQPEIIALPVGEPYILMLGTDGILDWQTRRSGRAVQRIIRGALDEGMSAIAKHPVSDDKIMIIIRAA comes from the coding sequence ATGCCTTTCAGTCACCGGTTGGAACCAAAAAAATCCGGAAATCATGAGATTGATTTTTTCCATGTCCCTTACGGCATTTTGGGCGGTGACTGGCTGGCGGAACGTGAACTGCCTGACGGACGCCAGGTAGTGGTAGTTGCCGATGTCACCGGCAAAGGAATTCCTGCCGCCATGGTCGTCCAATGTGTCCAGTCACTCTGGGCAGCAAGCTTGGCGGAACCACAGTTTGATGCGGACAAGTGGTTGCAGAGTTTAAATCAAGCGCTGTGCACGTTAGGCCGTACCCAGGGTACTCACTCGGTATCCATGGGGGTCATGGTACTCGCAGGAAGCCACTGTACTTACTTCTCCGCTGGGCATGTGCCGATGTACTTCGCCCGCGACATCCACGATCACCGAAGTATTGTACCCATCAATGCGCGCGGCTCAGTGCTTGGCCTAGATCCCTTAGTGACGTTCCAGCCCGAAATCATTGCCTTACCAGTCGGAGAGCCGTACATTCTGATGCTCGGCACCGATGGGATCTTGGATTGGCAGACACGGCGCAGCGGTCGCGCGGTGCAGCGTATCATCCGCGGAGCTCTCGATGAAGGTATGAGCGCAATCGCCAAACATCCTGTCAGCGACGACAAGATTATGATCATCATCCGCGCTGCTTGA
- a CDS encoding fasciclin domain-containing protein, translating into MGTWILRETHVKSLHQISTLAIAILALFSPFAGANASSAALADDSNALAPTVLDLISVDPKLLTFKKALDRTGISRDLMQGTNVTVFAPTNAAFDEWPADELAKLFAQPAALSSLVEIHLVDGYVTLSDLESRQYLITRLGRLVSVMHDTPYILINDARVVGGDLRGVNGLVHIIDTVLEP; encoded by the coding sequence CTGGGTACATGGATTTTGAGGGAGACGCACGTGAAGTCACTACATCAAATATCAACGCTCGCCATCGCAATCTTAGCTTTATTTTCGCCGTTTGCTGGCGCCAATGCCTCGTCCGCGGCTTTGGCAGACGACTCTAACGCGCTGGCACCGACGGTCTTAGACCTGATCAGCGTTGATCCCAAGCTCTTGACGTTTAAAAAGGCATTGGACCGCACGGGAATTAGCCGGGATCTCATGCAAGGCACCAACGTCACGGTATTCGCACCGACAAACGCGGCATTCGACGAATGGCCTGCCGATGAACTTGCGAAACTCTTTGCGCAACCAGCAGCTCTCAGTTCCCTGGTTGAAATTCATTTGGTCGACGGCTATGTCACCTTAAGCGATCTTGAATCACGCCAATATCTCATCACCCGTCTCGGGCGGCTCGTATCCGTGATGCATGATACCCCGTACATCCTGATCAATGATGCGAGGGTTGTCGGCGGGGATTTAAGAGGCGTCAACGGTTTAGTTCACATCATAGATACGGTGCTAGAGCCTTAA
- a CDS encoding thiamine-monophosphate kinase, translating to MAEFDFIRWLAQKLATSHPSNDALLIPPGDDTALLPPHTSGVLFAADMLMDGVHFDLASTLPKLIGRKALAVNLSDIAAMAGRPSSVTVCLALPKSLPERGGETLARELMSGMLPLASEYDVAIAGGDTNSWNGPLVISVAITGVPHHDGSVLRSGTNLGDWIFVTGELGGSITGKHLSFTPRINEASMLHEKYGLTAMLDLSDGLGSDLRHILDASGFGATLDPSRIPISAAARQAAKKSGKDPLHHALGDGEDFELCFTLPPEKGAMLLAQQPFAPNLLVHHIGTITQKRGLYWSDGTEVTTMGWVHGF from the coding sequence ATGGCTGAGTTCGATTTCATTCGTTGGCTTGCCCAAAAGTTGGCAACGTCCCATCCGAGTAACGATGCGCTACTCATTCCCCCTGGTGACGACACGGCGCTGCTGCCGCCTCACACAAGCGGGGTGCTGTTTGCCGCCGATATGCTAATGGACGGTGTCCATTTTGACCTGGCCTCGACCTTACCTAAACTGATCGGCCGTAAAGCACTTGCCGTTAATTTGAGCGATATCGCCGCAATGGCAGGACGACCCAGCAGTGTGACGGTTTGTTTAGCGCTGCCTAAATCGCTTCCGGAGAGAGGGGGCGAGACCTTAGCGCGTGAACTCATGAGCGGTATGCTACCTCTGGCGAGTGAGTATGATGTAGCTATTGCTGGAGGCGACACCAACTCTTGGAACGGCCCCCTCGTCATCAGCGTCGCTATCACAGGTGTGCCACACCATGACGGAAGCGTCCTCAGGAGCGGTACTAATTTAGGCGACTGGATCTTCGTGACGGGTGAGCTAGGTGGTAGCATTACCGGTAAGCACCTGAGCTTCACGCCCCGCATCAACGAAGCCTCAATGCTCCACGAAAAGTACGGCCTTACAGCTATGCTAGATTTGAGCGACGGGCTCGGCTCGGACCTCCGTCATATACTTGATGCGAGCGGGTTTGGCGCCACGCTGGATCCAAGTCGCATTCCCATCAGTGCAGCAGCGCGTCAAGCCGCCAAAAAAAGCGGTAAAGATCCACTCCATCACGCCCTAGGCGACGGCGAAGACTTTGAGTTATGTTTTACACTGCCGCCAGAAAAAGGTGCTATGCTGCTAGCACAACAGCCATTTGCCCCGAATCTACTCGTCCACCATATTGGGACCATCACGCAAAAGCGTGGTTTATATTGGTCTGATGGTACGGAAGTCACCACGATGGGCTGGGTACATGGATTTTGA
- a CDS encoding glutamate racemase → MTLHAGQTQVSPRIGVFDSGVGGLSILAAVKSQVPQAQFTYAADNAHFPYGTRSREEVIKLTAATVRSMLQRAHLDVVVIACNTASTAALTALREQFSVPFVGVVPAVKPAAATTKTGCIGILATPTTIAGAYTRELISKHAAHTAVVCVGSRRLVELAERKLRGQSVALDDVRAEIMPLFNCAGTASGPSQKVDAVVLGCTHFPLLIDELKAAAPWPVAWIDSGAPVAARVTHVLGATATTQERATEASDHLFLATSLADTEALLPALLPYGFTNIEHLPLRA, encoded by the coding sequence TTGACCTTGCACGCTGGGCAAACACAAGTGTCGCCGCGGATCGGTGTCTTTGATTCTGGAGTCGGTGGCCTCAGTATCCTGGCGGCGGTGAAATCACAGGTGCCCCAGGCTCAATTCACTTATGCGGCAGATAATGCTCACTTTCCTTATGGTACGCGCAGTCGTGAAGAGGTCATTAAATTAACCGCGGCAACTGTGCGGTCGATGCTCCAGAGAGCGCATCTTGATGTCGTTGTGATTGCGTGTAACACCGCCAGTACAGCAGCTCTAACGGCATTGCGTGAGCAGTTTTCCGTCCCTTTTGTGGGTGTAGTACCTGCGGTAAAACCCGCCGCAGCAACGACGAAAACCGGGTGCATAGGTATTTTAGCCACACCGACGACGATCGCCGGAGCATACACCAGGGAACTCATTAGTAAGCACGCTGCTCATACCGCAGTGGTGTGCGTCGGCTCGCGGCGCTTGGTCGAGCTGGCTGAGCGCAAGCTGCGCGGTCAGAGTGTGGCGTTGGATGATGTGCGTGCTGAAATTATGCCACTCTTCAACTGCGCAGGCACCGCATCAGGGCCTTCACAAAAAGTGGATGCGGTGGTTCTGGGTTGCACCCATTTTCCCTTGCTCATTGATGAACTGAAGGCGGCCGCACCGTGGCCGGTGGCATGGATTGACTCTGGTGCGCCAGTAGCGGCGCGCGTCACCCATGTACTTGGGGCTACAGCCACGACGCAAGAGCGGGCTACAGAGGCAAGCGATCATCTGTTCCTGGCCACAAGTTTGGCCGACACGGAAGCGCTGCTTCCGGCGCTGCTACCATATGGATTCACCAACATTGAACATCTGCCCCTCAGGGCATAA
- a CDS encoding methyltransferase encodes MTKQKTNYKMAAVTEADIGPVTVEEFRCGTESFKLMRPAVPERLLDLAAVADAYADDEYMPYWATLWPVAKYLTEEVLKHQWPAGTQAIELGCGLGLPGLAGLKRGLQVLFTDYDATALKFVEANAALNGFTTLKTELVDWRTPLGQTFEVILASDLTYEARNVEPLVASFDAMLAPQGTVLVADQNRAHSEAFRRALSKSGFVFEMTQIEVDKSRGRDVPGTVYRIKRSNQPK; translated from the coding sequence ATGACTAAGCAAAAGACAAATTACAAAATGGCAGCCGTAACGGAGGCCGACATTGGTCCTGTCACTGTCGAGGAATTCCGTTGTGGTACGGAATCTTTCAAACTCATGCGGCCAGCGGTGCCAGAGCGCCTACTCGACCTGGCGGCTGTTGCCGATGCCTATGCAGACGATGAATATATGCCTTACTGGGCAACATTATGGCCGGTGGCAAAGTACCTTACAGAGGAGGTGCTGAAACATCAGTGGCCAGCTGGCACTCAAGCGATAGAGCTTGGTTGTGGGCTAGGGTTACCTGGACTCGCGGGTCTGAAGCGCGGATTACAAGTGCTCTTTACTGACTACGATGCAACGGCACTTAAGTTTGTCGAGGCTAATGCGGCTCTAAATGGATTCACCACCTTAAAGACGGAACTTGTCGACTGGCGTACCCCGCTCGGCCAGACTTTTGAAGTCATCTTGGCTTCGGACCTTACCTATGAGGCACGTAACGTCGAGCCTTTAGTAGCCAGTTTTGACGCGATGTTGGCGCCTCAGGGTACAGTGCTCGTTGCTGATCAAAATAGAGCGCATAGCGAGGCCTTTCGCCGCGCACTGAGCAAAAGTGGGTTTGTTTTTGAGATGACGCAGATCGAGGTTGATAAGAGTCGAGGGCGCGACGTGCCTGGTACGGTGTATCGCATCAAACGTAGCAACCAACCTAAATGA